The window tgaacctggacttccctccgcatcttgtctgccatggtgttgagagcgccaaggagctcatctcgtagcccttccaccaagccacgcagttcatccttaccattgtccaccatggtttggatttcctccttgtcgacaacgtcctcatcaagtcgagtatcgaactcgagtatggttcgttccaccttctcgagtcgctcttccatggtctccatcgatgcttgcaagtcctttaactttggcttgctcttggcaacgtcttggacctcggcagtacgctcccttagatcggagactccggacaccatctctccacttgccatatcctactttccttcaagtgattcacgagcttggctctgataccagctgtcacgggatgactctttaagccttccgcccgtgcggcacttagacttgaatacctcgatgaacaagctaagtaagccttcgaagcctcgcttccccggatcgaatcacaaagaaagctaagatagcttggagaatactaagatcacttagaagatgggagaaaggaagctttgtattgaaagttaagagaactttacaattgcttacaattcttggatggtttggccaaatggccttacctcctatttataggcctaagtcacctcctcaatggagggttctagaatcccctacttacatccaaaaatatctagcatagttctagatacaacttgcctaatctagattattctaggtgaggcttaaatatgtacacttgtgtggaatgttccggaatgccctaagattatcttgaatgctccgccacgttcttgatttctccgggacgttccagaagcttccatgaagacatggcttcatgggcttagatatatgatgtcttgggcattttctttgtttttaacacatGGCCCGTGACACTAGGAACCTCCATCGATATGCTGAATGcagttttgcaaattgaaaCGTACCCCTACAGCCCTACTCTTACTACATTTCTTCACCCTAACTTAGTTTTCTCTGTATTTCCTAGAAACTCTGTCATGATTGCTGACTTGAGAAGCAGTAAAAGACAACTTCCAATCCAAGCACAAAGCAAAGGTAGAATTCTTGGAGATAAATCTTCAATCTATTCGTGTCATTGATTTTAATCACACTACCTCAAGATTCCCATCAGCCTCGAATATACACGATTTCTCCTTTTAATGCTGGACAATGGTTCAGATTCTTTCTTACTATCTAGCTGTACTTGGTATAAATACGTCTAATGGGAGGTTAAAAATCTAGTGTCTTTTTTTCACGCAAAAACCAACTTCTAAAAGTTTAAAATCATTTTGTAGGACTGAACAGTACTTTAACATATTACTATATTGGAACAGAGATCACATACATTACCTCTGCAATCTTCTCATTCAGTTCATTATTCACACTGCATTCCGGATCCTCCCCCTCTTTTAGTGCCAACACGATCAACTCCTTCAGCGGGGCGGGCTCACTTATTTGTATAGCATTAAAATAGGCAAACCTACGCAGAACTTGCTGATACATGAGCTCTTCGCTGTAATTTCATTGAGAAATAATTCATGTATTAGTAAACTTGTCTTCAGAAACAATTTATTTGATAGGAAACGAAAATTTATAGAAGATGGAAGTATAAACTACAACAGGGGAGGGACAAGAAATCCATAAAAACAAAcctacaacaaaacaaaacacggAAAGCTTAGaccaaatcaaacaaaaagaTGCAAGAACAGGCCGCCACACTCGTTACAAAGCTACAGACTAATCAAGATGAATGGCACCAAAAGAAATCTGTAAAGTGTTTTAACAAAGACGGCCTCAAGGAAGCAAGAAATCTAATTCTCTTTCAATCCCAATCTTTAAAGATTGTTCAAAGAAGATCTATAAAGTAAACAACAATTGAAGAGATGACTCCGTCATttaaatttagggtttgtttgagACTGCTTCAGTACTCAAAATCATTGGAATCGGAGATAAAGCCATCCATCTTGAAAACTGAGCTAGAAGGATCTTTACCTGAAGCATCTACTTTCATCAGACTGAGCAACTGACACCCCATATAAACTGAACGAATTGCATCAATCAGTGATGTCATGGAAGCAGAATTAACATCTACTCTGGCAGCTCCATGCTGATAGTAATAGCGCACAAAAAGATTTAATTTGTGAATTTGCAGTTAGTTCTAGCCATGAAAAAGATCGGTGAAGTAAGAAAGACAAGTTTCTTAGTTAAACAGCAACCTACCTTTCTGCGGGAGAAGCCAACATTCATATGATGAATTGCAAACCGACTTAGCAAATCTACAATCTTTGAGTAACCATCAGCAGAATTTTGTAACATCTTCCTCCGGGCAGTCATGTTATAGAACAAGTTCTCAATCTCATAACAAGTACCACCACTTAATTCACCAGTAAAGATAATTTCATCTCATTGAACCCAAAACATAGAAAGTAATTCATCACGTTCGTCAGACATTCGACGCCAGCAAAATGATCATTTGCTTTTTTTCGTTTaaaccttatttatttatttatttgagttTATGGGGgtacattttaaaattaaactGCTACAAGTGAATCCACCAAATTAGAATTTCAATATTAAATAGTAATGTATCacttaaataaaaattcaaaagaccATTTCTTTCTATGAACAAATCATATAATTTTCTgggcatttcatcaaacaggTAATGGGCACCACACCTATAACCATGCAACTGGCCCTTGGTGATGGTGGTGACGGTGACCTGAGCAACGTATGTCATGCTGGCAAGTGCTTCTCCTCTGAAACCCCATCGACTTTATCGACTTCAAGTCCCCAAACGCCGACAATTTCGACGTCGCGTCCCGCTTTCTCCTTCCCTACTCGACTCGCCCATATTCTCATCCAAAACGACCACCCCAAACTCTTAACCCTCTTTTTCACTCCAAATTACAACCCCACCACCTCCACCCCATCCTCCTCTCCCTCCAATCCAACCCCATTACCGCCCTCCGCTTCCTTGATTGGGCCCGCGGCTCCCTTGGCTTGCACCACCACCCGCAGTCCTTCTGCACCCTCATTCACCTGCTGCTCCGCCACCGGATGCTCGCTCCGGTTTCCCGCCTTTTCAAAAACATCAGTAGGCCAGTTCGGGACTCAGTTTCACTTCTTTGATGCATTTTCTGATTGTTTTCAGAACCACAGTTCCGTTTTTAGTCTCGTTTGTAGGTTTCTGATCGAGATTTTTTGTAGAAATGGGATGTTGGATTCGTCCGTTGATACATTCATTCGTATGTAGAAATTGGGAGTTCCGGTGTCTCCGTATGCGTTGTCTAGAATGCTGACTTGTTTGGTTGATTCGGACCGTGTCCACGTGATTCACCATACATATGGAGAAATCTGTAATGCATTGAGAGGCCAACAGTTTTCTATGTATGAGTTTGTTATGATTGATTGACAGAGGCTTTGTGCTTGACATTGTTGCTTCTAACAAGAGTTTAGAACGTCTTTGTAAAGAAAATCAGATAGGAGGCGACGGAGATTTCTTTACTCTATTACTAAGGGTTGGTCCGAAGCCAAATGTGGTCACGTTTAGCACGATGATTAACATGTATTGTAAAGACGGGAAATTGGAAGAGGCAAACAAGTTTTATAAGGTTATGATAGAGAAGGGTATCAGTCCTGACTAGGTTGTATATAGTATTCTAGTTGATGGTTATTTTAAGGCAGGGAGATTAGAAGAGGGGCTTCGGCTTTTCGCAGCGGCATTCGATAGCAGGATTAAGTTGGATGTAGTCATTTTCAGTTCGGTTATGGATGCATATGTGAGAATTGGAGATTTGGCCAAGTCAGTGAAGGTCTACCGAAGAATGCTGAAAGAAGGGATCTCGCCAAACTCTGTTAGTTACACCATTCTTATAAACGGCATGTGTCATGACGAT is drawn from Malus domestica chromosome 14, GDT2T_hap1 and contains these coding sequences:
- the LOC103454102 gene encoding DNA mismatch repair protein MLH1-like, yielding MTARRKMLQNSADGYSKIVDLLSRFAIHHMNVGFSRRKHGAARVDVNSASMTSLIDAIRSVYMGCQLLSLMKVDASAKSSCISKFCVGLPILMLYK